From a single Polyangiaceae bacterium genomic region:
- a CDS encoding OmpA family protein, with the protein MTTTFHKTLIGALMLGALAVGQPDARAAGSCPSGATSTLEDFPPYKYELRPAHNAQLDAIASSIAATLKTKSVKRVRIVGHAALYGKSDFAKTARYRASVVESEIQARLAARGVSYSSIRFESSGRSTDCPVATNSTQAGRAKNRRVEVWIDTGPKPKPKPTPSAKKLTTRDALMSLRDSTSNPTTKCLAQKVLNGSADHDFLPIDGLNAFMSMPIQKVGIHGYTGFERDLKDWSNKQVQRIRSVPTNQSDQQRFNSAFLGAQSDLLKGVRALKELDCYDKRTPAVRKYILDQTKRSKSVYSCSVVKDLVNTMIKDVRGIHGCHG; encoded by the coding sequence ATGACCACGACGTTTCACAAGACCTTGATCGGCGCGCTGATGCTCGGCGCGCTTGCCGTGGGCCAGCCCGACGCGCGAGCGGCCGGATCCTGTCCATCTGGAGCGACCTCCACGCTGGAGGATTTTCCGCCCTACAAGTACGAGCTACGCCCCGCGCACAACGCGCAGCTGGACGCCATCGCCAGCTCCATCGCGGCCACCCTGAAGACGAAGTCCGTCAAGCGGGTGCGCATCGTGGGGCACGCGGCGCTGTACGGGAAGAGCGACTTCGCGAAGACCGCGCGCTACCGAGCGTCGGTGGTCGAGTCCGAGATCCAGGCGCGGCTGGCCGCGCGAGGCGTGAGCTACAGCTCGATTCGCTTCGAGAGCTCCGGTCGCTCCACGGACTGCCCGGTGGCGACGAACTCCACCCAGGCCGGCCGGGCGAAGAACCGTCGGGTGGAGGTGTGGATCGACACCGGCCCGAAGCCGAAGCCCAAGCCGACGCCCAGCGCCAAGAAGCTCACGACCCGCGATGCGCTCATGAGTCTGCGCGACAGCACCAGCAACCCGACCACGAAGTGCCTTGCCCAGAAGGTGCTGAACGGCAGCGCGGATCACGACTTCCTGCCCATCGACGGCTTGAACGCGTTCATGAGCATGCCCATCCAGAAAGTGGGTATCCACGGCTATACGGGCTTCGAGCGGGACCTGAAGGACTGGTCCAACAAGCAAGTGCAGAGGATCCGCTCCGTGCCCACGAACCAGAGCGATCAGCAGCGTTTCAACAGCGCATTCTTGGGTGCGCAGTCCGACTTGCTGAAGGGCGTCCGCGCGCTGAAGGAGCTCGACTGCTACGACAAGCGCACGCCCGCGGTGCGAAAGTACATCCTCGACCAGACCAAGCGGAGCAAGTCCGTCTACAGCTGCTCCGTGGTCAAGGACTTGGTGAACACCATGATCAAGGACGTCCGCGGCATCCACGGCTGCCACGGTTGA